In Kineococcus rhizosphaerae, the following proteins share a genomic window:
- the gndA gene encoding NADP-dependent phosphogluconate dehydrogenase, with protein sequence MRRVSDETTQKAQIGVTGLAVMGRNLARNIARHGYVTAVHNRTDAKTKALISEFGDEGTFVPGYSAQEFVDSLESPRTIIIMVKAGGPTDAVIDELAPLLSEGDILVDGGNAHFLDTRRREAALREKGIHFAGVGVSGGEEGALLGPSIMPGGSEHAYAKLGPILADIAVSVDGTPCSTHVGPDGAGHFVKMVHNGIEYADMQLIAEAYDLLRHGLGRTPKQLAEVFTTWNSGDLESFLIEITARVLAKDDPTQEGVALVDVVLDEAEQKGTGRWTVQTALDLGTPVSGIAEAVFARALSGHAEQRKAAQPVLPGPDAGAEGSGGFVAEADAEQFIDDVRAALYASKVVAYAQGFDMIRAGSLEYGWGIDPGAMATIWRGGCIIRAKFLDRIKDAYAKNAELPSLLLDPYFADAVVQGQEAWRRVVVHSVNAGIPAPGFSSSLAYYDGLRRERSSAALVQGLRDLFGAHTYKRTDRDGSFHVEWSGDGSETQS encoded by the coding sequence ATGCGGCGGGTGAGCGATGAGACGACGCAGAAGGCCCAGATCGGCGTGACCGGCCTGGCGGTGATGGGGCGCAACCTGGCCCGCAACATCGCCCGGCACGGCTACGTGACCGCCGTGCACAACCGCACCGACGCCAAGACGAAGGCGTTGATCTCCGAGTTCGGCGACGAGGGCACCTTCGTCCCCGGCTACAGCGCGCAGGAGTTCGTCGACTCCCTGGAGTCCCCGCGCACGATCATCATCATGGTCAAGGCCGGCGGCCCGACCGACGCCGTCATCGACGAGCTGGCCCCGCTGCTGTCCGAGGGCGACATCCTCGTCGACGGCGGCAACGCCCACTTCCTCGACACCCGACGGCGCGAGGCCGCGCTGCGCGAGAAGGGCATCCACTTCGCCGGCGTCGGCGTCTCCGGCGGTGAGGAGGGCGCGCTGCTGGGCCCCTCGATCATGCCCGGTGGTTCCGAGCACGCCTACGCCAAGCTCGGGCCGATCCTGGCCGACATCGCCGTCTCGGTCGACGGCACCCCGTGCTCCACGCACGTCGGTCCCGACGGCGCCGGTCACTTCGTGAAGATGGTCCACAACGGCATCGAGTACGCCGACATGCAGCTCATCGCCGAGGCCTACGACCTGCTGCGCCACGGCCTGGGCCGCACCCCGAAGCAGCTCGCCGAGGTCTTCACGACCTGGAACTCCGGGGACCTGGAGTCCTTCCTCATCGAGATCACCGCCCGGGTGCTGGCCAAGGACGACCCCACCCAGGAGGGGGTGGCCCTGGTCGACGTCGTGCTCGACGAGGCCGAGCAGAAGGGCACCGGCCGCTGGACGGTCCAGACCGCGCTCGACCTGGGGACCCCGGTCTCCGGCATCGCCGAGGCCGTCTTCGCCCGCGCGCTGTCCGGCCACGCCGAGCAGCGCAAGGCCGCCCAGCCCGTCCTGCCCGGCCCGGACGCCGGCGCCGAGGGGTCCGGCGGGTTCGTCGCCGAGGCCGACGCCGAGCAGTTCATCGACGACGTCCGCGCGGCGCTGTACGCCTCCAAGGTCGTCGCCTACGCCCAGGGCTTCGACATGATCCGCGCCGGGTCCCTCGAGTACGGCTGGGGCATCGACCCCGGCGCGATGGCCACGATCTGGCGCGGGGGCTGCATCATCCGCGCCAAGTTCCTGGACCGGATCAAGGACGCCTACGCCAAGAACGCCGAGCTGCCCTCGCTGCTGCTCGACCCGTACTTCGCCGACGCGGTCGTGCAGGGCCAGGAGGCGTGGCGCCGCGTCGTGGTGCACTCGGTGAACGCCGGGATCCCCGCCCCCGGCTTCTCCTCCTCGCTGGCCTACTACGACGGCCTGCGCCGCGAGCGGTCCTCGGCCGCGCTGGTCCAGGGCCTGCGCGACCTGTTCGGCGCGCACACCTACAAGCGCACCGACCGCGACGGGTCCTTCCACGTCGAGTGGTCCGGCGACGGGTCCGAGACGCAGTCCTGA
- a CDS encoding MFS transporter yields the protein MSTPARTRAADRPVRGAWVVFAVGAVAYVVTVANRTSLAAAGLDAQHRYHIAAGTLSSFAVLQFLVYAALQVPIGVLIDRWGPRRLVVLGATTMGVGQVVLALSTQTWQAVLARVLVGAGDAATFVSVLRVVTNWFPPQRVPVMTQLVGLFGQLGQVFSFVPLVALLHGPGWTPAYTGIGAFSLLAAALSVVVLRDVPPGRENPRTTKSLREVGGDLRAALRHPGTRLGLWSHWATPFSGNAFATLWGFPFLVSGQGLSTGGASALLTLYTVTAAGTGPLFGSFVARHPLRRSWLVLTIVAAQAVVWAVVLLWPGPAPLVLLALLVVVAATGVPGSMIGFDYARTSNPAHRLGGATGMTNVMGFTASVVLILLVGVLLDAQGAGTPDTYSLGAFKVAFALQFPLWAVGVAGILVSRRQTRALMARDGVVVPRVRDVLRSRGSRTGAGTA from the coding sequence GTGAGCACCCCCGCCCGCACCCGTGCCGCCGACCGCCCCGTCCGGGGGGCCTGGGTCGTCTTCGCCGTCGGGGCGGTGGCCTACGTCGTCACCGTCGCCAACCGCACCTCGCTGGCCGCCGCCGGCCTCGACGCCCAGCACCGCTACCACATCGCCGCCGGGACGCTGTCGAGCTTCGCCGTCCTGCAGTTCCTCGTCTACGCCGCCCTCCAGGTGCCCATCGGCGTCCTCATCGACCGGTGGGGGCCGCGCCGGCTCGTCGTCCTGGGCGCCACCACCATGGGTGTCGGGCAGGTCGTGCTGGCCCTGAGCACGCAGACCTGGCAGGCCGTCCTGGCCCGCGTCCTCGTCGGCGCCGGCGACGCCGCCACGTTCGTCAGCGTCCTGCGGGTCGTGACCAACTGGTTCCCGCCGCAGCGGGTGCCGGTCATGACCCAGCTCGTCGGGCTCTTCGGCCAGCTGGGGCAGGTCTTCAGCTTCGTCCCGCTCGTGGCGCTGCTGCACGGCCCGGGCTGGACGCCGGCCTACACCGGCATCGGCGCCTTCAGCCTGCTCGCCGCAGCGCTGTCCGTCGTCGTGCTGCGCGACGTCCCGCCGGGCCGGGAGAACCCCCGCACCACCAAGTCCCTGCGCGAGGTGGGTGGGGACCTGCGGGCCGCGCTGCGCCACCCCGGGACCCGGCTGGGGCTGTGGTCGCACTGGGCCACCCCGTTCTCGGGCAACGCCTTCGCCACCCTGTGGGGGTTCCCGTTCCTCGTCTCCGGCCAGGGGCTGAGCACCGGGGGGGCCAGCGCGCTGCTCACGCTGTACACCGTGACCGCGGCCGGGACGGGACCGCTGTTCGGCTCCTTCGTGGCCCGGCACCCGCTGCGCCGGTCCTGGCTGGTCCTGACGATCGTCGCCGCCCAGGCCGTCGTCTGGGCGGTGGTCCTGCTGTGGCCCGGACCCGCGCCGCTGGTCCTGCTCGCGCTGCTCGTCGTCGTCGCCGCGACCGGGGTCCCCGGCTCGATGATCGGCTTCGACTACGCGCGCACCTCCAACCCCGCCCACCGGCTCGGCGGGGCCACCGGCATGACCAACGTCATGGGCTTCACGGCCTCGGTCGTGCTCATCCTGCTCGTCGGCGTCCTGCTGGACGCCCAGGGGGCCGGCACCCCCGACACGTACTCCCTGGGGGCGTTCAAGGTCGCCTTCGCCCTGCAGTTCCCGCTGTGGGCGGTCGGGGTGGCCGGCATCCTCGTGAGCCGCCGGCAGACGCGGGCCCTCATGGCCCGCGACGGGGTGGTCGTCCCCCGGGTGCGCGACGTGCTGCGCAGCCGCGGTTCCCGCACCGGCGCGGGCACGGCATGA
- a CDS encoding GntR family transcriptional regulator, which translates to MDTAPPAAERVYAHVKHAILDRTLPGGQLLTEGEIAEQVGVSRTPVREGLLRLEAEGLVQLIPKRGALVVPVSPTEVEDVLEARELVEVHTARRAWAGRAALADRLAPHLLAMRRAAAADDTWQFAAADRAFHAEVVRAAGNDVLSGVYDSLRDRQMRMGVANLAGAPDRTATALADHEALREALRGDDEDRWLDLVRDHVRRAGDRLRAVRA; encoded by the coding sequence ATGGATACGGCCCCTCCCGCCGCCGAGCGGGTCTACGCGCACGTCAAGCACGCCATCCTCGACCGCACCCTGCCCGGCGGGCAGCTGCTGACCGAGGGCGAGATCGCCGAGCAGGTCGGCGTCTCGCGCACCCCCGTGCGCGAGGGGCTGCTGCGCCTGGAGGCTGAGGGGCTCGTCCAGCTCATCCCCAAGCGCGGCGCGCTCGTCGTGCCCGTCTCCCCGACCGAGGTCGAGGACGTCCTGGAGGCCCGCGAGCTCGTCGAGGTCCACACGGCCCGCCGCGCCTGGGCCGGGCGCGCCGCCCTGGCCGACCGCCTCGCCCCGCACCTGCTGGCCATGCGCCGGGCCGCGGCCGCCGACGACACCTGGCAGTTCGCCGCCGCCGACCGCGCCTTCCACGCCGAGGTCGTGCGCGCCGCGGGCAACGACGTCCTGTCCGGCGTCTACGACTCCCTGCGCGACCGGCAGATGCGGATGGGGGTGGCCAACCTCGCCGGGGCCCCGGACCGGACCGCGACGGCCCTCGCCGACCACGAGGCGCTGCGCGAGGCCCTGCGGGGGGACGACGAGGACCGCTGGCTGGACCTCGTGCGCGACCACGTCCGCCGCGCCGGCGACCGGCTGCGGGCGGTGCGCGCGTGA
- a CDS encoding UdgX family uracil-DNA binding protein (This protein belongs to the uracil DNA glycosylase superfamily, members of which act in excision repair of DNA. However, it belongs more specifically to UdgX branch, whose founding member was found to bind uracil in DNA (where it does not belong), without cleaving it, appears to promote DNA repair by a pathway involving RecA, rather than base excision.): protein MTTERPGAADFVPPGADLDQLRQAAPACRGCELWEPATQVVFSAGAPDGRLALVGEQPGDQEDRRGVPFVGPAGRLLQKAVAEAGIDVATTYVTNAVKHFRFRQEAPGKRRIHASPDVGHITACRPWLAAELAVVDPDVIVCLGATAAKALLPKDFRVTKHRGQLITQTTSRGEKTFMGTIHPSAVLRVPEADRDEAYAGLVADLRTAAAALT, encoded by the coding sequence GTGACGACCGAACGTCCCGGAGCCGCCGACTTCGTCCCCCCGGGGGCGGACCTCGACCAGCTGCGCCAGGCCGCGCCCGCGTGCCGGGGCTGCGAGCTGTGGGAGCCGGCCACGCAGGTGGTGTTCTCCGCGGGGGCCCCCGACGGCCGCCTCGCGCTGGTGGGGGAGCAGCCCGGGGACCAGGAGGACCGTCGTGGGGTCCCGTTCGTGGGGCCGGCGGGCCGGTTGCTGCAGAAGGCCGTGGCCGAGGCGGGCATCGACGTGGCGACGACGTACGTGACGAACGCGGTCAAGCACTTCCGGTTCCGCCAGGAGGCGCCGGGCAAGCGGCGCATCCACGCCAGCCCCGACGTCGGCCACATCACCGCCTGCCGCCCCTGGCTGGCCGCCGAGCTGGCCGTCGTGGACCCCGACGTCATCGTCTGCCTGGGTGCCACCGCGGCGAAGGCCCTGCTGCCCAAGGACTTCCGGGTCACCAAGCACCGCGGTCAGCTGATCACCCAGACGACCTCGCGCGGGGAGAAGACGTTCATGGGCACCATCCACCCCTCGGCGGTGCTGCGGGTGCCCGAGGCGGACCGGGACGAGGCGTACGCCGGGCTGGTGGCCGACCTGCGCACGGCGGCCGCCGCCCTGACCTGA
- a CDS encoding carbohydrate kinase family protein, whose translation MLTQPLPFDVHVRGTVFLDIVLTGLDSEPRLGTEVWTSGMGSCPGGIANMAVAAARLGLATSLSAAFSTDAYGQFCWQTLGEQEGVDLSTSYRVDDWHSPVTVSLAYGGDRAMVTHEHPAPVDEPSDVPAARSALVHLAAVAQPWVLRAREQGSLVFADVGWDSSTQWNPDVLAGLEHCHAFLPNHVEAMRYTRTASAAEAVAALADRVQVAVVTCGADGALAVDAGTGESAEVPGLRLEALDATGAGDVFGAGFLTATLAGWPLAERLSFANLCAGLSVQQFGGSLSAPGWGDIADWWSHLRLGPRTSATSQLVRQYGFLDGVLKEHPTTRGSVRRASATLAVRNDLPTGTGGGPGFAGS comes from the coding sequence GTGCTGACGCAGCCACTCCCCTTCGACGTCCACGTGCGGGGCACGGTGTTCCTCGACATCGTCCTGACCGGCCTGGACTCCGAACCCCGCCTCGGCACCGAGGTGTGGACCTCGGGGATGGGTTCGTGCCCCGGGGGCATCGCGAACATGGCCGTCGCCGCGGCCCGCCTCGGGCTGGCCACGTCGCTGTCCGCGGCGTTCAGCACCGACGCCTACGGCCAGTTCTGCTGGCAGACGCTGGGGGAGCAGGAGGGGGTGGACCTGTCCACGTCCTACCGCGTCGACGACTGGCACTCCCCGGTCACCGTCTCCCTGGCCTACGGCGGCGACCGCGCGATGGTCACCCACGAGCACCCCGCGCCCGTGGACGAACCCTCCGACGTCCCCGCGGCCCGCAGCGCGCTCGTGCACCTGGCCGCCGTCGCCCAGCCGTGGGTGCTGCGGGCCCGCGAGCAGGGCTCGCTGGTCTTCGCCGACGTCGGCTGGGACTCCTCCACGCAGTGGAACCCCGACGTGCTGGCGGGCCTGGAGCACTGCCACGCGTTCCTGCCCAACCACGTCGAGGCCATGCGCTACACCCGCACCGCCTCGGCCGCCGAGGCCGTCGCGGCGCTCGCCGACCGCGTCCAGGTGGCCGTGGTGACCTGCGGGGCCGACGGGGCCCTGGCGGTCGACGCCGGCACGGGGGAGAGCGCCGAGGTCCCCGGGTTGCGGCTGGAGGCTCTCGACGCCACCGGGGCCGGGGACGTGTTCGGGGCCGGTTTCCTCACCGCCACCCTCGCCGGGTGGCCGCTGGCCGAGCGGCTCTCCTTCGCGAACCTGTGCGCGGGGCTGTCCGTGCAGCAGTTCGGCGGGTCGCTGTCGGCGCCGGGCTGGGGGGACATCGCCGACTGGTGGTCGCACCTGCGGCTCGGGCCGCGCACGTCGGCGACGTCGCAACTGGTGCGCCAGTACGGCTTCCTCGACGGCGTCCTCAAGGAGCACCCGACGACGCGGGGTTCGGTGCGCCGGGCCAGCGCGACCCTGGCCGTGCGCAACGACCTGCCGACCGGCACGGGAGGCGGTCCGGGGTTCGCGGGGTCATGA
- a CDS encoding aldo/keto reductase: protein MEYRTLGNSGTSVSNLALGTMTFGSESDRDVSFEQLDAFLAAGGTLVDTADVYSGGVSEEIIGAWLADRPSDVTDRVVLATKGRFPTSEEPNGVGLSRRHLTRALDASLRRLGVEAVDLYQVHAWDPWTPIEETLATLDSFVRAGKVHHVGLSNFTGWQLQKAVDVADAGGFSPPVTLQPQYNLLVREIEWEIVPAAEENGLGLLPWSPLGGGWLSGKYTRDQAPTGATRLGENPERGVEAYARRNAQQRTWAVVDAVQRVAQDRGVPMAQIALAWLSAQPSVSSVILGARTTAQLTENLGAADLELEPGELAALDEASDPEPADYPYGGPGSNQRSRKLTGGR, encoded by the coding sequence ATGGAGTACAGAACCCTGGGCAACAGCGGGACCTCGGTGTCGAACCTCGCGCTCGGCACCATGACCTTCGGCAGCGAGAGCGACCGCGACGTCTCCTTCGAGCAGCTCGACGCGTTCCTGGCCGCGGGGGGCACCCTCGTGGACACCGCGGACGTCTACTCCGGTGGCGTCTCGGAGGAGATCATCGGCGCCTGGCTGGCCGACCGGCCCTCCGACGTCACCGACCGCGTGGTGCTGGCCACCAAGGGCCGGTTCCCGACGTCGGAGGAACCCAACGGCGTCGGGTTGTCGCGCCGTCACCTCACGCGGGCGCTCGACGCGTCCCTGCGCCGCCTCGGGGTGGAGGCCGTCGACCTGTACCAGGTGCACGCCTGGGACCCGTGGACCCCGATCGAGGAGACGCTGGCGACGCTGGACTCGTTCGTGCGCGCCGGCAAGGTCCACCACGTCGGGTTGTCGAACTTCACCGGCTGGCAGCTGCAGAAGGCCGTCGACGTGGCCGACGCGGGCGGTTTCTCCCCGCCGGTCACGCTGCAGCCGCAGTACAACCTGCTGGTCCGCGAGATCGAGTGGGAGATCGTCCCGGCCGCGGAGGAGAACGGCCTCGGGCTGCTGCCGTGGTCCCCGCTCGGGGGCGGCTGGCTGTCCGGCAAGTACACGCGCGACCAGGCCCCGACGGGGGCGACGCGGCTGGGCGAGAACCCCGAGCGCGGGGTGGAGGCGTACGCGCGCCGGAACGCCCAGCAGCGCACGTGGGCCGTCGTCGACGCCGTGCAGCGGGTGGCGCAGGACCGCGGGGTCCCCATGGCGCAGATCGCGCTGGCCTGGTTGTCGGCGCAGCCGTCGGTCAGTTCGGTGATCCTGGGGGCGCGCACCACGGCACAGCTCACTGAGAACCTCGGAGCCGCCGACCTCGAGCTCGAACCGGGCGAACTCGCCGCGCTCGACGAGGCCAGCGACCCCGAACCCGCCGACTACCCGTACGGCGGGCCCGGGTCGAACCAGCGCTCGCGCAAGCTCACCGGGGGTCGCTGA
- a CDS encoding YihY/virulence factor BrkB family protein, producing MSRTTHRDDVSVHHHGEDADSPRQIPSRGWLAVSKRAWAEAKEDQVPLLAAGVAFKAFLAIFPALTAAFLVWGIFGDTNSIKDQINGIQAIPQAARDLVVQQVTTVADGKSAAGITAVVAIVLALWSASSGVQNLMAATNTAYDEKETRGFVKLKGTALLLTVGAIVFMLLAIAFIGVVPVLIKALGAGAVVSVVVNVLRWVLLLGLILVALGVVYRVAPDRDAPRVKWLSVGAGVATVLWLVVSAGFSVYVTVAGSSSYAKNYGSMAGVVILLMWLWLTSYAILLGAEINAESEKQTNRDTTVGPAEPMGRRDAVAADRKPQER from the coding sequence GTGAGCAGAACCACCCACCGAGACGACGTGTCCGTCCACCACCACGGCGAGGACGCCGATTCCCCGCGGCAGATCCCCTCGCGCGGCTGGCTGGCCGTCTCCAAGCGCGCTTGGGCCGAGGCCAAGGAGGACCAGGTCCCGCTGCTGGCCGCCGGGGTGGCCTTCAAGGCGTTCCTGGCGATCTTCCCGGCGCTGACGGCGGCGTTCCTGGTCTGGGGGATCTTCGGGGACACGAACTCCATCAAGGACCAGATCAACGGGATCCAGGCGATCCCGCAGGCCGCCCGCGACCTCGTCGTGCAGCAGGTCACGACGGTGGCCGACGGCAAGTCCGCCGCGGGCATCACGGCCGTCGTCGCGATCGTGCTGGCCCTGTGGAGCGCCTCCAGCGGCGTGCAGAACCTCATGGCCGCCACCAACACCGCCTACGACGAGAAGGAGACCCGCGGCTTCGTCAAGCTCAAGGGCACCGCGTTGCTGCTGACGGTCGGCGCCATCGTGTTCATGCTGCTGGCCATCGCGTTCATCGGGGTCGTCCCGGTGCTGATCAAGGCGCTGGGCGCCGGCGCCGTCGTGAGCGTCGTCGTCAACGTGCTGCGCTGGGTGCTGCTGCTGGGGCTGATCCTCGTGGCCCTCGGCGTGGTCTACCGGGTCGCCCCCGACCGCGACGCCCCGCGCGTGAAGTGGCTGTCGGTGGGCGCGGGGGTCGCCACGGTGCTGTGGCTCGTCGTCTCGGCCGGTTTCTCGGTCTACGTGACCGTCGCGGGCAGCAGCTCGTACGCCAAGAACTACGGGTCGATGGCCGGGGTCGTCATCCTGCTCATGTGGCTGTGGCTGACGAGCTACGCGATCCTGCTGGGCGCCGAGATCAACGCCGAGTCCGAGAAGCAGACCAACCGGGACACCACGGTGGGCCCGGCCGAACCGATGGGGCGGCGCGACGCCGTCGCCGCCGATCGCAAGCCGCAGGAGAGGTGA